The proteins below are encoded in one region of bacterium:
- a CDS encoding efflux transporter outer membrane subunit, protein MNNQRIENILMLLLLVPLLFAGCVVVGPDYVPPDPAAPKAWNAELSGGLTASPLDAQTLAAWWSRLNDPVLTSLISRAVNGNLDLRSSRARLREARARRGISESDRYPTLDATGSASLSRSDGRESKLFKAGFDAAWEMDLFGRVQRSTEAAQADIEASRENMRDVLVSLSAEVALNYVEVRLYQTRLAIAEKSRKAQEETYNLTLWRSEAGLTGSLDVERAKSNLEETRSSIPSLQAGLEQAMNRLALLLGKKPGSLHEELSQTAPVPVAPVEIAVGVPAEALRRIPAVRQAERRLAAQTARVAAANAQRYPTFGLTGSIGLESLTLNDLFTSATQILRIGSNITWPLFDAGRIRQNVEVQDALLEQAVIEYERAVLTALKDVEDALVAYAKEQVRRQHLEEASQAAQRAEALAESQYSAGLIDFQAVLDAQRSTLSLQNQLAASDSEVTSSLIRLYKALGGGWIPLFS, encoded by the coding sequence GTGAATAATCAGCGGATTGAAAACATCCTCATGCTGCTGCTGCTTGTGCCGCTGCTGTTTGCGGGGTGCGTGGTTGTCGGGCCGGATTATGTGCCGCCTGATCCGGCGGCGCCCAAAGCGTGGAACGCCGAGCTGTCAGGTGGTTTGACTGCATCCCCCCTGGACGCCCAGACCCTGGCTGCCTGGTGGTCCCGGTTGAATGATCCGGTGCTGACAAGCCTGATCAGCCGCGCGGTCAATGGCAATCTGGATCTTCGCAGCAGTCGGGCCCGCCTGCGGGAGGCGCGGGCGCGCCGGGGCATCAGCGAGTCCGACCGTTATCCGACCCTGGATGCGACCGGCTCCGCCTCCCTGAGCCGCAGCGACGGCAGGGAGAGCAAGCTCTTCAAGGCGGGATTTGACGCCGCCTGGGAGATGGATCTTTTTGGCAGGGTGCAGCGCTCCACCGAGGCGGCGCAAGCGGATATCGAGGCCAGCCGGGAAAATATGCGGGACGTTCTGGTGAGCCTTTCGGCTGAAGTGGCCCTGAATTATGTCGAGGTCCGGCTCTATCAGACCAGGCTGGCCATAGCTGAAAAGAGCCGCAAAGCGCAGGAGGAAACCTATAATCTTACGCTCTGGCGCTCTGAAGCCGGCCTGACGGGTTCCCTCGATGTCGAGCGGGCCAAATCCAATCTGGAGGAGACCCGCTCATCCATACCTTCGCTTCAGGCAGGGCTTGAGCAGGCCATGAACCGGCTTGCCCTGCTGCTGGGTAAAAAACCGGGCTCGCTCCATGAAGAGCTTTCCCAGACGGCACCTGTCCCGGTCGCACCGGTCGAGATCGCGGTTGGAGTGCCTGCTGAGGCCCTGCGGCGCATTCCCGCTGTCCGGCAGGCAGAGCGCAGGCTGGCAGCGCAGACTGCCAGGGTCGCCGCGGCCAATGCGCAGCGATATCCCACGTTCGGCCTGACCGGATCAATCGGCCTTGAGTCTCTTACGCTGAATGACCTGTTCACCTCAGCCACTCAGATTCTCAGAATCGGCTCGAATATTACCTGGCCCCTGTTTGACGCAGGCCGCATCCGGCAAAACGTCGAGGTGCAGGATGCACTTTTGGAGCAGGCCGTAATCGAGTATGAAAGAGCGGTCCTCACAGCCTTGAAGGATGTCGAGGATGCACTGGTCGCTTATGCCAAAGAGCAGGTGCGCCGGCAGCACCTGGAGGAGGCATCGCAGGCTGCCCAGCGGGCCGAAGCCCTGGCCGAAAGCCAGTATTCCGCCGGACTGATCGATTTTCAGGCGGTGCTGGATGCGCAAAGGTCCACGCTGTCCCTCCAGAACCAGTTGGCAGCGAGCGACAGCGAGGTCACCTCCAGTCTGATACGGCTCTACAAGGCCCTCGGAGGCGGCTGGATACCGCTTTTTTCGTAA
- a CDS encoding periplasmic heavy metal sensor: MKLQGRILICLLVIMSLGATPAYAASSRGRQDEPNPETREAQIVEIFQQLNLTPEQDSQLKAHRNRHEKQQEELKGRIRAKKEELKQELQKPDLQMEKINQLHAELKALLGQKEDNRLEGILEVRKILTPQQLVKFLDLIGKHHPGPEGKGKDRE, encoded by the coding sequence ATGAAATTACAGGGCAGGATACTTATCTGTCTTCTGGTAATCATGAGTCTCGGTGCGACTCCCGCGTATGCAGCCAGTTCCCGGGGTAGGCAGGATGAACCGAATCCGGAGACAAGAGAGGCCCAGATTGTAGAAATCTTTCAGCAGCTTAATCTGACTCCTGAACAGGATAGCCAACTGAAAGCCCATCGAAACAGGCATGAAAAACAACAAGAGGAACTGAAAGGTCGTATTCGGGCCAAGAAGGAAGAGCTGAAACAGGAGCTGCAAAAACCTGATCTCCAGATGGAGAAAATCAACCAGCTTCATGCAGAATTAAAGGCTTTACTTGGCCAGAAAGAGGATAACCGGCTGGAAGGAATCCTGGAAGTAAGAAAAATTTTAACTCCACAACAACTGGTAAAATTTCTGGACCTCATCGGGAAGCATCATCCCGGCCCGGAAGGAAAAGGGAAGGATCGTGAATAA
- a CDS encoding zf-HC2 domain-containing protein: protein MTDYLDGETNEIMTNEIEGHLAVCPACRQFEQSIHNAAREPFEYARRIKPPEVIWNRVKEGIGTEEGSRAKSFPARIHSLLQYIFATPKTAFAVLIVAVSALVMMVILSDFHLNHKRAARARFAGVQPLRQVKYLSDVMEEPEHASIEENDGYGTAIEEYFL from the coding sequence TTGACAGATTATCTTGACGGCGAAACGAACGAGATAATGACCAATGAAATTGAAGGTCATCTGGCTGTCTGCCCTGCATGCAGGCAATTCGAACAGAGCATCCACAATGCAGCCAGGGAGCCATTTGAATATGCCCGGAGAATCAAGCCGCCGGAGGTAATATGGAACCGGGTCAAAGAGGGCATTGGTACCGAGGAAGGCAGCAGGGCGAAAAGCTTCCCGGCAAGAATACACAGTCTGCTCCAGTATATTTTCGCTACGCCCAAAACTGCTTTTGCCGTGCTCATCGTAGCGGTATCGGCCCTGGTCATGATGGTTATCCTGTCGGACTTTCACCTGAACCATAAGAGAGCTGCCAGGGCAAGATTTGCCGGAGTGCAGCCGCTCAGGCAGGTCAAATACCTTTCTGATGTCATGGAGGAGCCGGAGCACGCTTCGATTGAAGAAAATGATGGATATGGTACAGCCATTGAAGAATATTTCCTGTAA
- a CDS encoding RNA polymerase sigma factor translates to MKDISRDILLQASLGDEEAFEMIYRAASEFVYTIAFRITNNRDDAEDVTQEVFIKIYKNLKDFRFLSSFKTWVYRITVNAAITACKGITEEMNRRDDDSSLAEQCISPLAETAIDQDDTERLITDLLGVLNPDQRACIVLREIEGLNYKEISEVLNININTVRSRLKRAREALIAYRKSEATKNEMQKNSGVALDRLS, encoded by the coding sequence GTGAAGGACATTTCCAGGGATATTTTACTACAGGCATCTTTGGGTGATGAAGAAGCTTTCGAGATGATTTACCGGGCTGCTTCTGAATTTGTCTATACCATAGCTTTCCGGATAACGAACAACCGTGACGATGCGGAAGATGTCACTCAGGAGGTATTTATAAAAATATATAAGAATCTTAAAGACTTCCGGTTTCTCTCATCCTTTAAGACGTGGGTATACAGAATTACGGTGAATGCAGCCATAACTGCCTGCAAAGGAATAACCGAGGAGATGAACCGGCGGGACGATGACAGTTCCCTTGCTGAGCAGTGCATCTCTCCCCTGGCAGAAACAGCCATTGATCAGGATGACACCGAAAGACTCATCACCGATTTACTGGGGGTGCTCAATCCTGATCAGCGAGCCTGCATCGTGCTGCGAGAGATCGAGGGACTGAATTATAAAGAAATATCCGAGGTTTTGAATATTAATATTAACACGGTACGCTCAAGGCTCAAAAGAGCACGGGAGGCTCTTATAGCTTACCGGAAAAGCGAGGCTACAAAAAATGAAATGCAAAAAAATTCAGGAGTTGCTCTTGACAGATTATCTTGA
- a CDS encoding outer membrane protein transport protein, whose protein sequence is MKKILFICLCALLFAMLGDCSLVWSAGFALYEWGARGSALGGAAIARADDPCALAFNPAGITRLEGVQASFGSSMISPKVTAVVSRGNTTTSTDTRDLLLFPSNVYFTCQCNDRSWFGLGLYSRFGLSTRFPANWAGRYGSYCADIESYSLNPDWAFKISDELSAAIGLEAMYFAIVSKNKIADPGFAGGEIDSRITADDLALGANLGLHYQPGDRLSLSLTCRSNVNQNLRGEVQYSPSSVPYPLDPTVKFFHNSNGSGKIRLPASISAGVAVSPIEQLSAEFSLIYTGWSSFDKLVIDLSTPPNPADPASSHQKIPKDWHNTWRYQLGLEYAVNDWLDLRAGSVFDESPIDEHHLDYMVPNNDLAMFSLGTGFHWIKWTMDIAYTSVLSRDRKGIVVVEGDPVDRSHAITFKNGYAHSLAISIGYTF, encoded by the coding sequence ATGAAAAAAATCCTATTCATTTGTTTATGTGCACTGTTATTTGCCATGCTTGGCGACTGCAGCCTGGTCTGGTCCGCCGGTTTTGCCCTGTACGAGTGGGGGGCGCGGGGCAGCGCCCTTGGCGGGGCGGCCATAGCCAGAGCTGACGATCCTTGCGCACTGGCATTTAACCCGGCTGGAATCACCCGCCTGGAAGGTGTCCAGGCCTCATTCGGATCGAGCATGATCAGCCCCAAAGTCACCGCAGTGGTCAGCAGAGGCAATACAACTACCTCAACTGACACCAGGGATTTATTACTTTTCCCGTCCAACGTCTACTTCACCTGCCAGTGTAATGACCGTTCCTGGTTTGGCCTGGGCCTCTATTCACGATTCGGTCTCTCAACCCGATTCCCCGCGAACTGGGCAGGAAGGTATGGCAGCTACTGCGCTGACATCGAAAGTTATTCTCTCAATCCCGACTGGGCCTTTAAAATCAGCGATGAACTATCTGCTGCCATTGGTTTGGAGGCCATGTACTTTGCAATAGTGTCAAAAAACAAAATTGCCGATCCCGGTTTTGCCGGTGGAGAAATCGACAGCCGAATAACTGCCGACGACCTTGCTCTCGGTGCAAATCTTGGCCTTCATTACCAGCCCGGCGACCGCTTGTCCTTGAGCCTGACCTGCCGCAGTAATGTCAATCAGAATCTGAGAGGCGAGGTTCAGTACAGCCCCTCCAGCGTGCCGTATCCACTCGATCCAACCGTAAAGTTTTTTCATAACTCCAATGGATCCGGTAAAATCAGGCTGCCTGCGTCAATTTCCGCAGGTGTGGCCGTATCGCCGATAGAACAGTTGAGTGCTGAATTTTCTCTGATTTATACCGGCTGGAGCAGCTTCGATAAGCTGGTCATTGATCTATCCACGCCCCCCAATCCCGCTGACCCGGCATCATCCCATCAGAAAATCCCCAAGGACTGGCACAATACCTGGCGATATCAGCTCGGCCTGGAGTATGCCGTGAATGACTGGCTGGATCTGCGGGCAGGCTCCGTGTTTGACGAATCACCGATCGATGAGCACCACCTGGATTATATGGTCCCGAATAATGACCTTGCCATGTTCAGCCTGGGAACCGGCTTCCATTGGATCAAGTGGACCATGGATATTGCGTATACCTCTGTGCTTTCGAGGGACAGGAAGGGAATTGTGGTTGTTGAAGGTGATCCCGTTGACCGCTCACATGCCATCACTTTTAAAAATGGCTATGCCCATTCTCTGGCCATAAGCATTGGCTACACGTTTTAA
- a CDS encoding ATP-binding protein encodes MSFLTVVNILSFVVHSFLAIFVLVKSPRSPLNRVGSALIGCFAIWSLGAMFMCNHFIPRDMAMRFVNIIFVGAAGFMGLTVWFHLIFTDKKAILKNKIFSVINFSLPLFFIYLQWKDQAIAEDVLKESYGWTLVWSNSIWTYAYDLYFISTIMAALYLLFRFRRETKSPIKKKHTLVLMTATGIAFMFGTITDVILPQLHIHVIPVSGNVIALIWIAGLVYAIAKYKLFTVSLATAAENIISTMSDCLILLDTGGRIQLANEACFDTLGYTENQLKEQPLTILLPPEQVENHQLREIMSGKELRNFYLTLRDKNGVQVPASLSTSVLHDKEGNTAGIVWIARDMTERWRAEEEKARIQTQLLQSQKMEAIGILAAGVAHDFNNLLTTIQGYTTLAMMNISDEDPASMDLNQVREAAGRAANLTRQLLLFSRKQPMEHTFVDLNDLIDNLLKMLYRLIGEDITIATELEPHIWPILADEGTIEQVIMNLAVNARDAMPKGGRLTIKTENVILDEKDSENIPEARPGQFVCLQIADTGCGMDERTAERIFEPFFTTKEIGRGTGLGLSVVYGIVKQHEGWINIYSRLGEGSVFKVYLPVLLSQAYWKGEEVIPLQDLQGRGERILVVEDEEGVRKSTVRVLQKNNYTVNEASSGREALDICERAQGKFALVLSDVVLPDQSGLELVNRLLARQPDLKVLMTSGYTDQKSLWPAIQQRGFRFLQKPYSLSDLLRNLREIIEGDKVKV; translated from the coding sequence ATGAGTTTTTTGACGGTTGTCAATATTTTGAGTTTTGTTGTTCACTCGTTCCTGGCTATTTTCGTATTGGTAAAAAGCCCCAGGTCTCCACTGAACAGGGTAGGGTCAGCTCTCATCGGCTGTTTTGCCATCTGGAGCCTTGGAGCCATGTTCATGTGTAACCACTTTATTCCCAGGGACATGGCTATGAGATTTGTTAACATAATCTTCGTTGGGGCTGCAGGATTTATGGGCCTTACCGTCTGGTTTCATCTTATCTTTACTGATAAGAAAGCCATACTGAAAAATAAAATATTCTCTGTGATTAATTTCTCCTTACCCCTGTTTTTCATTTATCTGCAGTGGAAGGATCAGGCAATTGCAGAGGACGTATTGAAGGAAAGTTATGGATGGACGCTGGTCTGGTCGAATTCAATCTGGACATATGCCTATGATCTTTATTTCATTTCCACCATTATGGCGGCACTTTACCTGCTTTTCCGTTTTCGGAGAGAAACGAAATCGCCAATTAAGAAAAAACATACCCTTGTTCTCATGACAGCCACCGGCATTGCATTCATGTTTGGAACGATAACCGATGTCATTCTTCCACAATTACATATTCATGTCATCCCGGTGTCGGGGAACGTCATTGCCCTGATATGGATAGCCGGACTGGTCTACGCAATCGCCAAGTACAAACTTTTTACGGTTTCCCTGGCCACGGCAGCCGAAAACATCATTTCCACCATGAGTGACTGCCTCATTCTTCTGGACACCGGGGGAAGGATACAACTTGCCAATGAGGCCTGTTTCGATACGCTGGGATATACGGAAAATCAGCTCAAGGAGCAGCCATTGACTATCCTTCTCCCCCCTGAACAGGTGGAGAACCATCAGCTCAGGGAAATAATGAGCGGAAAGGAACTCAGGAACTTCTACCTTACTCTCAGAGACAAAAACGGGGTGCAGGTCCCGGCCAGTCTCTCGACTTCGGTCCTGCACGACAAGGAGGGGAATACAGCCGGAATTGTCTGGATCGCCCGTGACATGACCGAGCGCTGGCGGGCGGAGGAGGAGAAAGCCAGGATCCAGACACAACTGCTTCAATCACAAAAGATGGAAGCCATCGGTATCCTGGCCGCAGGTGTGGCCCATGATTTCAATAACCTGCTGACCACCATTCAGGGCTATACCACCCTGGCCATGATGAATATATCCGATGAGGACCCTGCGTCCATGGACCTTAACCAGGTAAGAGAAGCGGCTGGCAGGGCGGCGAACCTTACCCGCCAGTTGCTCCTTTTCAGCCGCAAGCAGCCGATGGAGCATACGTTCGTCGATCTGAACGATCTGATAGATAACCTGCTCAAGATGCTCTACCGCCTCATTGGTGAGGATATTACCATTGCTACTGAGCTGGAGCCCCATATCTGGCCGATTCTGGCCGATGAGGGAACAATCGAGCAGGTAATTATGAATCTGGCGGTCAATGCCAGAGATGCCATGCCAAAGGGGGGCAGGCTTACCATCAAGACGGAAAACGTAATCCTGGATGAAAAGGATTCTGAAAATATTCCTGAAGCCCGGCCCGGCCAGTTTGTCTGTCTCCAGATTGCGGATACCGGATGCGGTATGGATGAGAGGACCGCCGAGCGGATATTTGAACCCTTTTTCACCACCAAAGAGATCGGAAGAGGAACCGGTCTTGGCCTTTCGGTAGTCTACGGCATTGTCAAACAGCATGAAGGGTGGATTAACATTTACAGCAGGTTGGGAGAAGGATCGGTATTTAAGGTGTACCTGCCGGTCCTTCTCTCTCAGGCATACTGGAAGGGAGAAGAGGTTATTCCGCTTCAGGATCTTCAGGGCAGGGGTGAGCGGATTTTAGTCGTGGAGGATGAAGAGGGGGTTCGTAAATCGACCGTCAGGGTGCTGCAAAAAAACAACTATACGGTAAATGAGGCTTCAAGCGGGCGGGAAGCCCTGGATATCTGTGAGCGGGCACAAGGAAAGTTCGCTCTGGTGTTAAGCGATGTAGTGCTCCCCGACCAGAGCGGTCTCGAACTGGTCAACCGGCTTCTTGCGCGCCAGCCTGACCTCAAGGTTCTCATGACCAGCGGCTATACTGACCAGAAGTCACTGTGGCCTGCCATCCAGCAGAGAGGATTCCGGTTTCTCCAGAAGCCCTATTCCCTGTCTGACCTGCTTCGGAATTTGCGGGAGATAATAGAGGGAGATAAAGTGAAGGTTTAA
- a CDS encoding PfkB family carbohydrate kinase has translation MSLLVVGSVALDTIETPFGKTQEALGGSAIYFSCAASYFTDVSLVAVVGEDFPAEHVDLLEKRGIDTSGLIKSSGNTFRWIGKYGFDLNEAETINTHLNVFEQFQPTLTDRHKEKEFIFLANIDPDLQKSVLRQVERPRFAASDTMNFWIERKNDSLKSLLQSIDVLVINEGEARQLAGEANIFKAARAILSFGPKSLIIKRGEYGSLTFHNHSIFAAPAYPLETVFDPTGAGDSFAGGLMGFLAKTRNFDTDNIKRAVIFGSVMASFAVETFSLERLANLDEGEIFQRYRKLREITNFEDFED, from the coding sequence ATGAGTCTTTTGGTTGTGGGGTCTGTTGCCCTGGATACGATTGAGACGCCGTTTGGGAAAACGCAGGAAGCCCTGGGAGGCTCAGCCATTTATTTTTCCTGTGCTGCCAGCTACTTCACCGATGTATCCCTGGTGGCTGTTGTCGGCGAGGATTTCCCCGCGGAGCATGTCGATCTGCTGGAAAAGCGGGGGATAGACACTTCCGGGCTGATCAAATCCAGCGGGAATACCTTTCGCTGGATTGGAAAATACGGGTTTGACCTCAATGAGGCTGAGACGATCAATACCCACCTCAACGTATTCGAGCAATTTCAACCGACCCTGACCGACCGGCATAAGGAAAAGGAGTTTATCTTTTTGGCCAACATCGATCCGGATCTGCAAAAATCGGTATTGCGCCAGGTCGAGCGGCCCAGGTTTGCAGCCTCGGACACCATGAATTTCTGGATCGAGCGGAAAAACGACTCCTTGAAATCTCTCCTTCAGAGCATTGATGTCCTGGTCATCAACGAGGGAGAGGCCCGGCAGCTTGCCGGGGAAGCCAATATTTTCAAGGCAGCGCGCGCGATCCTTTCTTTTGGGCCAAAGTCCCTGATTATCAAACGGGGAGAATATGGCTCCCTGACCTTTCACAATCATTCCATTTTCGCTGCACCAGCCTATCCTCTGGAAACGGTCTTTGACCCGACCGGGGCCGGTGACAGCTTTGCCGGAGGGCTGATGGGCTTTCTGGCCAAAACCAGGAACTTTGATACAGACAACATCAAGCGGGCGGTGATCTTTGGCAGTGTCATGGCTTCCTTTGCCGTGGAAACATTCAGCCTGGAGCGACTGGCTAACCTCGATGAGGGGGAAATTTTCCAGCGGTACCGGAAACTGCGGGAGATCACCAATTTTGAGGATTTTGAGGATTAA
- a CDS encoding CBS domain-containing protein: MQVITSHINSDFDSLASMIAAKKLYPEARLVFAGAVEMNLRLFLKMPAWRIPHLKIRDIRLEEIDHLILVDTRLPDRIGDFARILGRPGLKIHIYDHHPGQAGDIRGEVEVVKAYGSTTTIFVEIFRKRDIRISPREATLMALGIYEDTGFLTFTSTTPEDLQAAAYLRSCGADLTMISDLINRDLTQEQISLLNLLLQSMERYMINGTEVVIASASIERYIGDVAILAHKIRDLENVDALFVLVQMDNRVHMVARSRIAGVDVGDIAHAFGGGGHHYAASATIRDKPLVQVRETLIGLLRQRTKPAITARDIMSSPVKTVAETSTVQQGKQAFDRYSVGTLPVVDQEGKLVGLISDQTIGKATRHGMEKSMIRDFMQTDFLTVSEETGIDQIREYMVEGNQRFIPVLHNGHLVGAITKSDLLRAMHDHLLHLATIGHRLHSAGEVHPRNLSRLLKEQLPAHILSILQTAGQAADELGVSAYVVGGFVRDLLLRVSNFDIDLVIKGNGILFAEYLANMVHGRLRAHQRFGTAVVVFPNGFKIDVATARIEYYERPVALPRVELSSLKHDLYRRDFTVNTLALQLNRQKFGYLIDFFGGQKDLKDKKIQVLHGLSFIEDPTRIFRAIRFEQRYGFRIGKNTLGLLNYTVKRGLLTRLKGYRLFTELSLILQEEEPLRAVTRMGELDLLKFIHPRIHVDEQLYRIFHEIKKVMDWYQLLYLEPPVKTWLLYFVGLADQLSVEEFIALCRKIEISQKYYPILLQIKIKHQTIVKNLLALSHPRPSQIYRTLSPFALEPLLYAMARSPVEEVKKRISSYLTSLRATKVLLTGKDLQSLGYQPGPVYKKILDSLLQARLDGEIETRQDEINYVKQRFSTE, translated from the coding sequence ATGCAGGTTATCACAAGCCATATCAACTCTGATTTCGATTCTCTGGCATCCATGATTGCCGCCAAAAAGCTCTATCCTGAAGCCAGGCTGGTTTTTGCGGGAGCTGTGGAGATGAATCTTCGCCTCTTCCTGAAAATGCCTGCCTGGCGGATCCCTCACCTGAAAATCCGGGATATCCGCCTGGAGGAGATCGACCATCTCATTCTGGTCGATACCAGGCTGCCTGACCGGATCGGAGACTTTGCCAGGATTCTGGGCCGCCCTGGTTTGAAAATCCACATCTACGATCATCACCCCGGCCAGGCGGGAGATATCCGGGGAGAAGTGGAGGTGGTCAAAGCCTATGGTTCAACTACGACCATATTCGTGGAAATATTCCGCAAGCGGGATATCAGGATTTCTCCCAGGGAGGCGACTCTGATGGCCCTTGGCATCTATGAGGACACCGGATTTTTGACCTTTACCTCTACCACCCCGGAGGATCTTCAGGCCGCCGCTTACCTGCGCTCCTGCGGTGCAGACCTGACCATGATATCCGATCTGATCAATCGCGACCTTACCCAGGAGCAGATATCCCTCCTCAATCTCCTCCTCCAGTCGATGGAAAGATACATGATCAACGGGACCGAAGTGGTCATTGCCTCTGCTTCCATAGAGCGCTACATCGGCGATGTAGCTATTCTGGCTCATAAGATCCGTGACCTTGAGAATGTGGATGCCCTGTTTGTCCTGGTCCAGATGGATAACCGGGTTCATATGGTGGCCAGAAGCAGGATTGCCGGGGTGGATGTCGGTGACATTGCCCATGCCTTCGGAGGCGGCGGGCATCACTATGCTGCTTCGGCAACCATCCGGGACAAGCCCCTGGTTCAGGTCAGGGAAACCCTCATCGGCCTGCTCCGCCAGCGGACCAAACCAGCCATCACTGCCCGCGATATCATGAGCTCGCCGGTCAAAACCGTTGCTGAAACCTCTACTGTTCAGCAGGGAAAGCAGGCTTTCGATCGATACAGTGTCGGCACTCTTCCGGTCGTGGACCAGGAGGGAAAGCTGGTCGGCCTCATCAGTGACCAGACCATTGGCAAGGCCACCAGGCATGGCATGGAAAAGTCGATGATCAGGGATTTCATGCAAACCGATTTTCTTACGGTCAGCGAGGAAACAGGGATCGATCAGATCCGCGAGTATATGGTCGAGGGCAATCAGCGGTTTATTCCGGTCCTGCACAATGGACATCTGGTCGGCGCCATTACCAAGAGCGATCTTCTGCGGGCCATGCACGATCACCTGCTGCATCTGGCCACGATCGGCCACCGGCTTCATTCTGCCGGAGAGGTTCATCCCAGGAATTTAAGCCGTCTTCTGAAGGAGCAGCTCCCTGCGCACATCCTGTCGATCCTGCAGACTGCCGGCCAGGCTGCCGATGAGCTCGGTGTTTCGGCCTATGTGGTCGGAGGGTTCGTCCGGGACCTGCTTTTGCGGGTCAGCAACTTCGACATCGACCTGGTGATCAAGGGAAACGGGATCCTCTTTGCCGAGTATCTGGCCAACATGGTTCATGGCAGGCTGAGAGCCCATCAGCGGTTTGGAACTGCGGTGGTGGTTTTCCCGAACGGATTTAAAATCGATGTGGCCACGGCCAGAATCGAATATTACGAGCGTCCGGTAGCCCTGCCCCGGGTTGAGCTCAGTTCTCTCAAGCATGATCTTTACCGCCGGGATTTCACTGTCAACACCCTGGCTCTTCAATTGAACCGTCAAAAATTCGGCTACCTGATCGATTTTTTCGGCGGGCAGAAAGACCTGAAGGATAAAAAAATCCAGGTACTGCACGGCCTCAGCTTTATCGAGGACCCGACCAGGATCTTCCGGGCCATCCGGTTCGAGCAGCGGTACGGATTCAGAATAGGGAAAAATACCCTGGGGCTGTTGAATTACACCGTCAAACGAGGGCTTCTGACCAGGTTGAAGGGATACCGGCTGTTTACCGAGCTTTCCCTCATTCTTCAGGAGGAGGAACCCCTGCGGGCTGTCACCAGGATGGGAGAGCTGGACCTTTTGAAATTTATCCATCCCCGCATTCATGTCGATGAGCAGCTCTACCGGATCTTTCATGAAATCAAGAAGGTCATGGACTGGTACCAGCTCCTCTACCTCGAGCCTCCGGTAAAAACGTGGCTTTTGTACTTTGTCGGTCTGGCTGATCAGTTATCCGTGGAGGAATTTATTGCCCTGTGCCGAAAAATCGAGATAAGCCAGAAATATTATCCGATTCTCCTGCAAATCAAGATCAAACACCAGACCATAGTGAAAAACCTTCTTGCTCTTTCCCATCCCAGGCCGAGTCAGATTTACCGGACCTTAAGCCCGTTTGCTCTTGAGCCGCTTCTCTATGCCATGGCCAGGAGCCCTGTCGAGGAGGTGAAAAAAAGGATTTCTTCTTACCTGACGAGCCTGCGGGCAACCAAAGTGCTCCTGACCGGCAAGGACCTTCAATCCCTGGGTTATCAGCCAGGTCCGGTTTATAAGAAAATCCTGGATAGTCTGCTTCAGGCAAGACTGGATGGAGAGATCGAAACCCGACAGGATGAAATAAATTATGTGAAGCAACGATTTTCGACTGAGTAG
- a CDS encoding site-2 protease family protein has product METAASFIKVISISAIPILMAIMLHEIGHGWMANRLGDPTAKHAGRLTLNPIPHIDIFGTIILPVLLLLTNTGIVFGYAKPVPINPYNLREPRKDMMWIAGAGPLTNLILAILSAIALRMLGLFDPGLLHVQSPLFRRLNLGHSLFYPLALMLMKSIQINIVLGLFNLIPIPPADGGRIMTGLLPQRQAEAYSKIEPFGLIILFAIIFFDDQLGILSRTLYPMIQFLTRLLIWI; this is encoded by the coding sequence ATGGAAACTGCAGCTTCTTTTATCAAGGTTATCAGTATCTCGGCCATTCCAATCCTCATGGCCATCATGCTCCATGAAATCGGCCATGGATGGATGGCCAACCGGCTGGGAGATCCAACGGCCAAACATGCAGGACGATTGACCCTGAATCCGATCCCTCATATCGATATCTTCGGGACGATCATCCTGCCGGTCCTTTTACTGCTTACCAATACGGGCATTGTCTTCGGCTACGCAAAACCGGTACCGATCAATCCCTATAATCTGCGGGAGCCCAGAAAAGATATGATGTGGATTGCAGGAGCAGGCCCCTTGACCAACCTGATTCTGGCCATCCTCAGTGCCATTGCGCTGCGGATGCTCGGCCTGTTCGACCCGGGGCTCCTGCACGTTCAATCGCCGCTGTTTCGCAGGTTAAATCTCGGCCATTCACTATTCTATCCCCTGGCCCTGATGTTAATGAAAAGTATTCAGATCAATATTGTTCTGGGATTATTTAACCTCATTCCTATCCCTCCGGCTGACGGCGGGAGGATCATGACAGGATTACTGCCGCAACGGCAGGCAGAGGCCTATAGTAAAATTGAACCGTTTGGCCTGATTATTCTCTTTGCAATTATCTTCTTCGACGATCAGCTCGGGATCTTATCCAGAACGCTGTATCCCATGATCCAGTTTCTGACCCGGCTGCTCATCTGGATATGA